The nucleotide window CCCTTCAGTATAAACTCTATTAGTTATTAATAGTCCCAGTGAATAACTACCCACAAATGATGCTACTGCATCTATAGATGACCTTCCTGGCGTTTTCCAAATAGGTCTCATGATAATTTGCATAAATACACCTATAAATTCCATTAATCCATAATTAACTAAAAAGGCTAAAAATATGGAACCTATTGGTACTATTGTAGTTACTGGTATTACTATTTTACTATATATAAAAGGAATTAAATCTGGTTTTAACAATGCATTGGGACCTAATTCAAAAATCGCCATAAATATGAATATAATACCAACTAATTTTAATATAGAAAAAATTGATGTAGCTTTATCTTTATTCCATGTTTTATTTATAAAAGGAAGTACACCGCCTATTGTTACTATTAACCCAGCATATACTGGTCCAAAACTCGGTATAGCTTTAATATAATTTACTATATGATCTAAAGGTATAGAGCTTTTCCCCATTATAGTAACAGGTATAAAAAACATAAAAATACCAATTAAAGAATATAATATAAATTTGAAAATTTTGAAATTTTCATTTTTTCCTTTGTCTTTTTTAATTTCTACCATAAAATCACCCCTTATTAATTTATTATTCTGAATAATTAAGAAAAAGAAATATTTTCATTATATATATTATACTCTATTTTGATAAAAACACAAATAAAAATGACAATAGTACTATTGTCATTTTTTATTTGTTATTTATATTTTTAAAAACTAAATATGAATATACTGTTGTAAAAAATACTAAGACTAAAGCTCCTCCAATTGTTAACCAGATTGCAATTTCTCCTGTAATAAATCCTGAGACAATAAATAGTATTCCTAATACTACAAATACATATCTAGATGCTCTATGAGTTTTCTTCCATACTTCTTCACTTGCAAGAGTCCAAGGATTTCTTATACCAAAGAAATAATTGTGTCTTATTTGCCCCATATAATTACCTATAATTATGAATAATATTCCCACCCCAAGATTTACTAAGAGCTGTATATTTATATCATGACCTAGTGATACATATATTGAAATCCAATGAATCACTATTAAGAATATAATTACTGTAAATATAGTTATATTATAAGCTTTTTTATGCTTTTCATAGGATTCTTTTTTAGGATCGATTTTAGGCAAAAATTTCATTAATAAATAAAGAATTAATGGTAATAAAGCAGTAAAAAAAACAGCCTCTTTTCCCCAATATGAATTCACTTCGCCATCTATACCCCATTGTCTTGGAATTTCTTGTGGAAGATCATTATACACAAAAATTGTAGTAATAAATGATATTAATACTATAACAATTAAAATCCAATCTTTTTTCATCTCTAACTCTCCCCTCTAAAATCTAAAAACCATTTCATTACTTCTTGAACAACAGTAGTATTTAATGAATATATTATATTTTGACCTTCCTTTTCCCATAAAACTAATTCTGCATTTTTCAAAATATTTAAATGATGACTTATAGAAGGTTTACTTATATCAAATTTTTCCGATATTTGTCCTGCGGACATATCACTATCTTTCAAGTATTCTAGTATCTTACGTCTAGTAGGATCTGATAACGCTTTAAATACTTTGTTCAATTTATCACCTCATTCTATTAGATAGTTAGACAGTTAGATAACTATCTAACTATATTTTATATCTATACTATTTATTTGTCAATATAATAAAATATAGAAGCTATATACTTATATAGCTTCTATATTTTAATTAATATCTACAACCAAAACTTGGATAGCAGAATAATACTACTAATAGTAAAAAGAAAAATAACAATTCGCTACTTACTCCTTCTTCTCCAAAACACCCTAATAATTTACCTCTAGTTTCAGACATTTAATATCATTCCTTCCTTTAATATGTTATTTGTTAATCTAATATATAATACACATCAAAGAAAAAAATGTGATAACTTTTTTATTATTTTGTAGCACGTATAAACATTTGAGTCCAATAATATCCTCCATTATTATCTTTCGCTATACCTACTCCAATCTCATCAAATGAACTACTTAAAATATTTTTTCTATGCCCTGGAGAGTTCATCCAACCATCCATAACACTTTCTGCAGTTCTTTGACCATGTGCTATATTTTCACCTGCAGCAGTATATCTTATACCAAAGTCTTCCATCATCTTAAATGGTGAGCCATAAGTAGGTGATGTATGTGAAAAATAATTTTTATCTCTCATATCTGTAGACTTATATCTTGCTACTCTTGAAAGTTCCCAGTTCTTTTTTAAAGATGGCAAACCATTCTTACTACGTTCTATATTAACTAATTTTATAACTTGATCTTCTATAGATTTAGTTTCCTTAATTGTTGGTATAGTTATTTTTTGTCCTGGATATATAAGACTAGGATTTTTAATTTGTGTATTTGAATTAATTATCTCACTTAAACCGATTTCATATCTTGATGCTATTTTCCACATAGTGTCCCCGTATTTTACT belongs to Senegalia massiliensis and includes:
- a CDS encoding SdpI family protein; the encoded protein is MKKDWILIVIVLISFITTIFVYNDLPQEIPRQWGIDGEVNSYWGKEAVFFTALLPLILYLLMKFLPKIDPKKESYEKHKKAYNITIFTVIIFLIVIHWISIYVSLGHDINIQLLVNLGVGILFIIIGNYMGQIRHNYFFGIRNPWTLASEEVWKKTHRASRYVFVVLGILFIVSGFITGEIAIWLTIGGALVLVFFTTVYSYLVFKNINNK
- a CDS encoding autorepressor SdpR family transcription factor codes for the protein MNKVFKALSDPTRRKILEYLKDSDMSAGQISEKFDISKPSISHHLNILKNAELVLWEKEGQNIIYSLNTTVVQEVMKWFLDFRGES
- the safA gene encoding SafA/ExsA family spore coat assembly protein, giving the protein MKKKISSIFIIILILMTVPVFAAQNTYTVKYGDTMWKIASRYEIGLSEIINSNTQIKNPSLIYPGQKITIPTIKETKSIEDQVIKLVNIERSKNGLPSLKKNWELSRVARYKSTDMRDKNYFSHTSPTYGSPFKMMEDFGIRYTAAGENIAHGQRTAESVMDGWMNSPGHRKNILSSSFDEIGVGIAKDNNGGYYWTQMFIRATK